A genome region from Megalobrama amblycephala isolate DHTTF-2021 linkage group LG16, ASM1881202v1, whole genome shotgun sequence includes the following:
- the LOC125249591 gene encoding P2Y purinoceptor 14-like: protein MIQADSSLQHLFLCSTGLEQPEVLDMDYINNTQTEQKNGTNVSSVFTHQVLPVLYSIICACAFILNGLAAWIFFRVPSSSALVVYLKNMVVADILMLFTYPWRVVGDLGFGGLQLKLIVCRYTAVLFYLCMYTGITFMSLISLERYFKVVRSTSAVSSILQRVSVAKAFSLLAWGVMMFFMLPNTILTNQPMPKDFSCMALKSELGQRWHEISAHFNVGIFWVAFILMVFCYTSIACHVYRSCKRVKQDSSEAGRRSNRSIFSLLAVFVFCFVPYHVCRVPYTLSQRPEAGFSEYSRFILFQLKETTLFLSALNVCLDPIIYFFMCRTFRESLLQKMSSVNQENRRPSIGTGLSISNL, encoded by the exons ATGATACAAGCTGACTCGAGTCTTCAa catctctttttgtgttccacaggtttggaacagcctgagg ttttagatATGGACTACATCAACAATACACAGACAGAACAGAAAAACGGCACGAATGTCAGCAGTGTGTTCACGCATCAGGTTCTGCCTGTGCTCTACTCCATCATCTGTGCTTGTGCCTTCATTCTCAATGGACTTGCCGCTTGGATCTTTTTCAGGGTTCCCAGCTCCTCAGCTTTAGTCGTTTACCTAaaaaacatggtggtggcagacATTCTGATGCTGTTTACCTACCCGTGGCGTGTGGTGGGTGATCTCGGTTTCGGCGGCTTGCAGTTGAAGCTGATAGTTTGCCGCTACACAGCTGTGCTTTTCTACCTCTGCATGTACACAGGAATAACCTTTATGAGTCTCATCAGCTTGGAGCGCTACTTCAAAGTCGTCCGCAGCACCTCTGCTGTGTCTTCCATTCTGCAGCGCGTTTCAGTAGCGAAGGCTTTCTCGTTGCTAGCTTGGGGCGTCATGATGTTCTTCATGCTGCCCAACACCATATTAACCAACCAGCCCATGCCTAAGGATTTTTCCTGCATGGCCCTAAAAAGCGAACTGGGTCAGCGCTGGCACGAAATTTCAGCCCACTTCAACGTTGGAATCTTCTGGGTGGCGTTCATCCTGATGGTGTTTTGCTACACCTCCATCGCCTGTCACGTGTACCGCTCTTGCAAACGGGTGAAACAGGACAGCAGCGAGGCAGGACGAAGGTCAAATCGAAGCATCTTTAGCTTGCTGGCTGTGTTTGTCTTCTGTTTTGTGCCCTACCACGTTTGTCGCGTACCCTATACGCTTAGCCAAAGGCCCGAGGCTGGTTTTAGTGAGTACAGCCGCTTCATTCTCTTCCAATTGAAAGAGACTACGCTCTTCCTGTCTGCTCTTAACGTCTGTTTGGATCCTATCATTTACTTCTTCATGTGCAGGACATTCAGAGAATCACTTTTGCAGAAGATGTCTTCTGTAAACCAAGAAAACAGGAGGCCTTCAATCGGCACTGGGCTGAGTATCAGCAATCTGTAA